A region from the Algoriphagus machipongonensis genome encodes:
- a CDS encoding dipeptidase encodes MKKLIFAIGVIILLLFAVTVFVPPYIEEQRNPVKSAPPYSVSPEAQALYDRLDFISDLHCDALLWGRNLRKRGDRGHVDFPRMREANVGLEMFTIVSKSPAGQNMKSNSADAFDNITPLTIAKGDPPSNWFSLINRTLAQAENLHKFIEKEEGQVIFVKDRTDLEQLISARKKDPSVVGAMLGIEGAHALEGELDNLDKVYEAGIRMIGPTHFFDNKLGGSAHGENGAGLTAFGKEVIQRMNELNIFIDLAHCSPAIVDDVLKMTTKPVMVSHIGVRAVLDSQRNLTDEQIKRIAANGGIIGIAFFDMAVGEPELEGIIESMKHVRDLVGIEYIALGSDYDGAVEVPFDITGLPLIVEGLMNAGFSEADIKAIMGENVKRFFLKNLDQ; translated from the coding sequence ATGAAGAAATTAATATTTGCTATAGGAGTAATTATACTCCTGCTTTTTGCAGTCACAGTTTTTGTCCCACCCTATATTGAGGAGCAAAGAAACCCAGTCAAATCAGCCCCACCTTACTCTGTTTCTCCAGAAGCCCAAGCCCTATATGACCGGTTGGATTTTATTTCAGACCTGCATTGCGATGCTTTATTATGGGGAAGAAATTTGAGAAAACGTGGTGATAGAGGCCATGTTGACTTCCCTAGAATGAGGGAAGCGAATGTCGGTTTAGAAATGTTTACAATTGTTTCGAAATCACCAGCAGGTCAAAATATGAAAAGCAATAGTGCGGATGCTTTTGACAATATTACGCCGCTAACTATCGCAAAAGGGGATCCTCCAAGCAACTGGTTCAGCCTTATCAATCGCACTCTTGCTCAAGCCGAAAACCTTCACAAGTTTATTGAGAAAGAAGAGGGGCAGGTGATTTTTGTAAAAGACCGAACTGATCTAGAGCAACTCATCAGCGCAAGGAAAAAAGATCCATCGGTAGTAGGAGCAATGCTTGGGATTGAAGGAGCTCATGCTTTGGAAGGAGAATTAGATAATCTGGATAAAGTCTATGAAGCTGGAATCCGGATGATTGGCCCAACTCACTTTTTTGACAACAAACTAGGAGGGTCTGCACATGGTGAAAACGGAGCAGGACTTACAGCCTTTGGTAAAGAGGTGATTCAAAGAATGAATGAGCTCAATATTTTCATTGATTTGGCTCATTGCTCACCTGCAATAGTAGACGATGTATTGAAGATGACTACTAAACCCGTTATGGTCTCACATATAGGTGTAAGGGCTGTTTTAGATTCTCAAAGAAACCTAACTGACGAGCAGATCAAAAGAATTGCAGCCAACGGGGGAATAATTGGAATCGCATTTTTTGACATGGCAGTAGGCGAACCGGAGCTTGAAGGAATTATCGAAAGCATGAAACATGTGCGCGACCTAGTAGGAATTGAATACATCGCCCTAGGTTCTGATTATGACGGAGCCGTAGAAGTTCCATTTGATATCACAGGCTTGCCACTCATAGTAGAAGGACTAATGAATGCAGGATTTTCTGAAGCAGATATCAAAGCAATAATGGGCGAAAATGTGAAACGCTTTTTTCTAAAAAATCTAGACCAATGA
- a CDS encoding aldehyde dehydrogenase family protein, with translation MTTLTLSQSKPVDRPAVKEKYDHFIGGKWVAPSSGEYFDNISPIDGKPFTKAARGNKEDVEKAIDAAHEAFPSWSKTPAAERSRVLNKIADIIEENLEMLARLETVDNGKALRETRAADLPLCIDHFRYFAGVIRADESSISEHDENTVSIALHEPLGVVAQIIPWNFPLLMATWKIAPALAAGCCTVVKPAEQTPTSIMVLMELIGDVLPPGVLNVVSGFGVEAGKPLATSKRVAKVAFTGETTTGRLIMQYASENLIPVTMELGGKSPNIFMKSVADEDDEFFDKAVEGAVMFALNQGEVCTCPSRILVHEDIYDKFMEKVVERTKAIKMGHPLAEDTMMGAQASNDQYEKILSYLDIGKQEGAIALCGGESAGLNSGLETGYYVKPTIFKGNNKMRVFQEEIFGPVTCVTTFKTTEEAIAIANDTMYGLGAGLWSRDAHELYQVPRAIQAGRVWVNCYHAYPAHAPFGGYKKSGFGRENHLMMLDHYRQTKNMLISYSKDKLGFF, from the coding sequence ATGACAACACTAACATTATCACAGTCTAAGCCTGTGGACCGCCCAGCGGTCAAGGAAAAATACGATCATTTTATTGGAGGCAAATGGGTAGCTCCCAGCTCAGGAGAATATTTCGACAACATCTCTCCGATCGATGGCAAGCCATTTACAAAAGCTGCCCGAGGAAATAAGGAGGATGTTGAGAAAGCCATTGATGCAGCGCATGAGGCATTTCCTTCCTGGTCAAAAACCCCGGCTGCCGAACGAAGTAGAGTTCTCAATAAAATTGCTGATATCATTGAGGAAAACCTGGAAATGCTCGCTCGGTTAGAAACAGTAGACAATGGAAAAGCCTTAAGAGAAACACGAGCTGCTGATTTACCACTTTGTATTGACCATTTTCGATATTTTGCAGGAGTTATCCGAGCTGATGAAAGTAGCATTTCTGAACATGATGAAAACACGGTAAGTATCGCGCTTCATGAACCATTAGGAGTAGTAGCTCAAATCATCCCTTGGAACTTCCCACTTTTAATGGCCACCTGGAAAATCGCACCTGCTTTAGCAGCGGGATGTTGTACAGTGGTAAAACCAGCAGAACAAACTCCCACAAGTATTATGGTTCTTATGGAATTAATTGGAGATGTTTTGCCTCCAGGTGTATTAAACGTAGTTTCTGGCTTTGGAGTAGAAGCTGGAAAACCACTCGCAACGTCCAAGCGAGTAGCAAAAGTAGCCTTTACGGGTGAAACCACCACCGGACGTCTAATCATGCAGTATGCATCTGAAAACCTGATTCCTGTCACCATGGAACTGGGAGGAAAATCCCCTAACATATTCATGAAGTCTGTAGCGGATGAAGATGATGAGTTTTTTGATAAAGCAGTGGAAGGTGCTGTAATGTTTGCCTTAAATCAAGGTGAGGTTTGTACCTGTCCTTCAAGAATCTTAGTCCATGAAGACATCTATGATAAATTCATGGAGAAAGTAGTAGAGCGAACCAAAGCCATTAAAATGGGACACCCACTGGCTGAGGACACGATGATGGGTGCTCAAGCCTCCAACGACCAATACGAAAAAATCCTATCCTATCTGGACATTGGAAAACAAGAAGGAGCAATCGCCCTTTGCGGAGGTGAATCAGCTGGACTCAATTCTGGTTTAGAAACCGGTTATTATGTCAAGCCTACCATCTTCAAAGGCAACAATAAAATGCGTGTCTTTCAAGAGGAAATCTTCGGTCCGGTAACCTGTGTCACCACCTTCAAAACTACCGAGGAAGCAATTGCAATTGCAAATGACACTATGTATGGATTGGGAGCAGGTTTATGGTCTAGAGATGCACATGAACTTTATCAAGTTCCACGAGCCATTCAAGCAGGAAGAGTGTGGGTGAATTGCTACCATGCCTACCCAGCTCACGCCCCATTTGGAGGATACAAAAAATCTGGATTTGGCAGGGAAAATCACCTGATGATGTTAGACCATTATCGTCAAACTAAAAACATGCTAATTTCCTATTCCAAGGATAAACTAGGCTTCTTTTAA
- a CDS encoding DUF5995 family protein, translating to MKNIDEVLIRMDEIVAECKSQNSRVGYFAILYRQVTRRIKQGILAEEFEDNPRMEKLDVLFAGRFIDAYNQWKNNQTLTRSWLEAFEASQSSKHLVLQHLFLGINAHINLDLGISAADTVGDEPLLGIQNDFNKINSILAELVDGVKANISTVSPVFGLLIPLAKGRDEMLLNFSIQLARDGAWKYAGEYHAATDKNFQIQDRDNNISNLARKLINPGKFLSFLIKIIGFAEWKSVSKTMDQLDSVAQKVI from the coding sequence ATGAAAAACATTGATGAAGTTTTAATCAGAATGGATGAGATTGTAGCCGAGTGCAAGTCTCAAAATTCTAGAGTTGGGTATTTCGCCATTCTCTATAGACAAGTGACTCGCAGGATAAAACAGGGAATTCTTGCAGAGGAATTCGAAGATAATCCTAGAATGGAAAAACTAGATGTACTATTTGCAGGTAGGTTTATCGATGCATACAATCAATGGAAAAATAATCAAACCCTAACGAGAAGTTGGCTAGAAGCATTTGAAGCGAGCCAATCAAGCAAACACCTTGTTTTGCAACACCTATTTCTAGGGATCAATGCTCACATTAATCTGGACTTAGGTATTTCGGCCGCTGATACTGTAGGAGATGAACCTTTGCTGGGGATTCAAAATGACTTCAACAAAATTAATTCGATCCTTGCTGAACTAGTAGATGGAGTAAAAGCTAATATCAGTACTGTATCTCCTGTTTTTGGCCTTTTGATTCCACTTGCTAAGGGAAGAGATGAAATGCTGCTGAATTTTTCAATTCAATTGGCAAGAGACGGAGCTTGGAAATATGCTGGTGAATACCACGCAGCAACTGATAAAAACTTCCAAATTCAGGACAGAGACAATAACATTTCTAATCTTGCTAGAAAGCTGATCAACCCAGGTAAATTCTTAAGCTTTCTTATCAAAATCATTGGATTCGCAGAATGGAAATCAGTCAGCAAAACCATGGATCAATTGGACTCAGTCGCCCAAAAAGTGATTTAA
- a CDS encoding VIT1/CCC1 transporter family protein, protein MNEDHIHQQSTYFKKLQEYLSEFVYGGIDGAVTTFAVVAGGFGADLDPGIIIILGFANLLADGFSMSVGAYLSAKSEKENFKKHEAIEYWEVDNLPEKEREEISEIYEAKGFKGELLEQVVDQITSNKDLWVAEMMKDELNMMEETKSPFKIGLATFISFIIVGFIPLTVYLWDFFNPISINIFIWTSILTGAAFMVVGWLKSIVNQTSAFRSIAETVALGLLAAVVAFYVGDLLERFFIN, encoded by the coding sequence ATGAATGAAGATCATATACACCAGCAAAGCACTTATTTCAAGAAGCTACAGGAATATCTGAGCGAATTTGTATATGGTGGAATAGATGGGGCGGTGACCACATTTGCTGTCGTTGCTGGAGGCTTTGGAGCAGATTTAGACCCTGGAATCATCATTATTTTAGGCTTTGCAAATTTATTGGCAGATGGGTTCTCTATGTCAGTAGGAGCTTATCTTTCAGCAAAAAGCGAAAAGGAAAACTTCAAAAAGCACGAAGCTATCGAGTACTGGGAAGTAGATAACTTACCCGAAAAAGAAAGAGAAGAAATCAGTGAAATCTATGAAGCAAAAGGTTTTAAAGGAGAATTATTGGAGCAGGTAGTGGATCAAATCACCTCCAATAAAGACCTATGGGTGGCAGAGATGATGAAAGATGAACTGAATATGATGGAAGAAACCAAGAGTCCTTTTAAAATTGGTCTCGCAACTTTCATCTCATTTATTATTGTTGGCTTTATACCCCTAACGGTATATTTATGGGACTTCTTTAACCCCATTTCCATTAATATTTTTATTTGGACGAGTATCCTCACCGGAGCGGCTTTTATGGTCGTCGGGTGGTTAAAGTCCATTGTAAATCAAACCTCAGCATTTAGAAGTATTGCAGAAACGGTAGCTCTAGGCCTTTTGGCAGCTGTTGTTGCCTTTTATGTTGGGGATCTTTTAGAACGCTTTTTTATCAATTAA
- a CDS encoding DUF779 domain-containing protein, producing MQTVKRVLITDQAKEVIDTLRKRFGSELMFHQSGGCCDGSSPMCFEKGDFKVGSQDIWLGEVYNCDFFMSADQFEYWKHTQLTLDITPGRGSSFSLEIPMGIRFLIRSKLFTMEELGNLTPVKTGEEILAEN from the coding sequence ATGCAAACTGTTAAAAGAGTATTGATCACGGATCAAGCCAAAGAAGTAATTGACACCTTGAGAAAAAGATTTGGCTCTGAGCTAATGTTTCACCAAAGCGGCGGTTGCTGCGATGGCTCCTCACCTATGTGTTTTGAAAAGGGAGATTTCAAGGTTGGAAGCCAAGATATTTGGCTTGGAGAAGTCTATAACTGTGATTTTTTTATGAGTGCAGACCAATTTGAATATTGGAAACACACCCAATTGACTCTAGATATAACACCCGGAAGAGGTAGTAGCTTTTCTCTTGAAATCCCAATGGGTATTCGGTTTTTGATTCGGTCCAAATTATTCACAATGGAAGAGCTAGGAAATTTGACACCCGTGAAGACTGGAGAAGAGATTTTAGCTGAAAACTAA